One genomic segment of Ipomoea triloba cultivar NCNSP0323 chromosome 9, ASM357664v1 includes these proteins:
- the LOC116030847 gene encoding protein SIEVE ELEMENT OCCLUSION B-like isoform X1, which produces MANFHIDENAMMELVCATHNPDGTNINSNVVLSAIETILNSEKVVDKIATEEMLEEFDLKFRELSLKIQHLCFELTSKSSSIIDRHLTTICLLSTLSAYSWEAKMVLMLAAFSISYGKLNIFSGQRYRKGLTKQLVIVTQRANPTASNDPNPIDNLIKCAMDLTKCIVEINQSSSYSLPQSIISVFLPFASYWVGRSIACAVAYCARLPMTNIKFESELNIITTKIKDILTTCSPALEAKRADESYQTLQDALFNNSSDKVTVLKLILNVIDDNEISLSTWTNGRLEKIGLNFFDADKKVELLLTSGVDISNERIQFLNEFYNDSNSAPYILWIPIVDDHAAWSIEQYKEFRDKIWFGIMDDPHKRIARSFTRFVKGNLLPHFQIGEEPILVSLDQQGRIIHTNAMHMIQTWNPGYIEDRELEVQARNNIIPFIEKVMKERSQGLDSLISDIDEQISHLALEVDQKIQAWENKINNKIYEMREHSNMYSSERENALCKKEKDWSLGLVVGKIDYTVTYWIENESCIFLYGGNNIKWVREFTSKVHEVSLKTESDIELIYVGKNEKVRASVDEEQMSNLLESPYHAWRFWTRLQSALLLRINYLNAAN; this is translated from the exons ATGGCAAACTTTCATATTGATGAGAATGCTATGATGGAGTTAGTTTGTGCAACTCATAATCCTGACGGTACAAACATCAATTCTAATGTTGTTCTTAGTGCAATTGAGACAATTCTCAACTCAGAAAAG GTGGTGGATAAAATAGCCACGGAAGAGATGTTGGAGGAGTTTGATCTCAAATTTAGGGAGCTTTCTTTAAAAATTCAGCACCTTTGTTTTGAG CTAACATCCAAGTCATCAAGCATCATAGATAGACACCTTACCACAATATGTCTATTGAGCACATTATCAGCATATTCATGGGAGGCAAAGATGGTGCTAATGCTTGCAGCCTTTTCCATTAGCTATGGGAAACTCAACATTTTTTCTGGACAACGCTATAGGAAAGGGTTGACAAAGCAATTGGTAATCGTCACACAAAGAGCAAATCCAACAGCATCTAATGACCCAAACCCAATTGATAATTTGATAAAGTGTGCCATGGATCTCACCAAATGCATTGTTGAGATTAATCAATCGTCATCGTATTCTTTGCCCCAATCAATCATTTCGGTATTTCTTCCATTTGCTAGCTATTGGGTTGGTAGAAGCATTGCTTGTGCTGTGGCCTATTGTGCTCGTCTTCCTATGACAAACATCAA gtttgAAAGTGAACTCAACATTATAACTACCAAAATCAAGGATATACTCACCACTTGTTCCCCAGCACTAG AAGCGAAGAGAGCAGACGAATCTTATCAAACATTACAAGATGCTTTATTTAACAACTCTTCCGATAAAGTGACAGTATTAAAGTTAATATTAAATGTCATTGATGATAATGAGATTTCACTTTCTACGTGGACAAACGGCCGG cttgagaaaattggattaaatttttttgatgcGGATAAAAAAGTGGAGCTGCTACTAACATCAGGCGTTGACATCTCTAATGAGAGGATTCAGTTTCTCAATGAGTTTTACAATGACTCAAATTCAGCTCCATATATACTTTGGATTCCGATTGTGGATGATCATGCAGCATGGTCGATTGAGCAATATAAAGAGTTTAGAGATAAAATTTGGTTTGGAATAATGGACGATCCACATAAAAGGATTGCACGAAGCTTTACTAGATTTGTCAAGGGGAATCTCCTTCCTCACTTTCAGATTGGAGAGGAGCCTATCCTCGTTTCACTAGACCAACAAGGAAGGATCATTCATACAAACGCGATGCACATGATACAAACATGGAATCCTGGTTATATTGAAGATAGAGAATTGGAAGTTCAGGCACGGAACAATATAATCCCTTTCATTGAAAAGGTGATGAAAGAAAGATCACAAGGTCTTGATAGTTTGATATCTGACATTGACGAACAAATAAGTCATTTGGCGCTTGAAGTTGATCAGAAGATACAGGCTtgggaaaataaaattaacaataagataTATGAGATG AGAGAGCACTCAAATATGTACTCAAGTGAAAGAGAAAACGCTctatgcaaaaaagaaaaagattggAGTCTTGGCCTTGTGGTGGGCAAAATTGACTACACAGTAACATATTGG ATTGAGAATGAAAGCTGTATTTTCTTATATGGAGGAAATAACATTAAATGGGTTAGAGAATTCACTTCCAAAGTACATGAAGTAAGCTTAAAAACTGAGTCAGACATAGAGTTGATTTATGttggaaaaaatgagaaagtaAGAGCAAGCGTTGATGAAGAACAAATGAGCAATTTATTAGAAAGTCCCTACCATGCTTGGAGGTTTTGGACAAGGCTTCAAAGTGCATTATTGTTGCGAATCAATTACTTAAATGCAGCTAATTGA